The sequence CGGTCGCTAACTTCCGGCGGTCGCTAACTTCCGGCGGTCGCTAACGTCCGACGGTCGCTAACTTCCGGCGGTCGCTAACGTCCGGCGGTCGCTAACTTCCGGCGGTCGCTAACATCCGACGGTCGCTAACTTCCGGCGGTCGCTAACGTCCGGCGGTCGCTAACTTCCGGCGGTCGCTAACATCCAACGGTCGCTAACTTCTGGCGGTCGCTAACGTCTTTGTACTTTTAACTTtccatattattattattattattattgttattattaaaatgagaGATCCTGAAGTAAACATCAGTTTTTGTGAAAAGCTTGAGTTTCCTCTgtctgtcctgctgctgctgtttggggtcagaggtcgTTCCCGGTGGAGGAGGAAGCAGGATTTCCACGCCGTTCAGTCGCCGTCGGCATCAGGAACTTTTATGATCATATTGTTCAGaaccagaggaagaaaacaaggaGATTCAAAATGCAGCTGTTGCCTGGGAAAAAGCagactggccctttaaatatctaatgttttataCGGATGATATTAAACGGAGTCTTCTGATTGATTATTGCTATTAAACAGTTGatatttgtaacatttcaaaCCAGCAGGTCTGGATTCAtgatgaggttttatttttctgataaataattcatcattttagtttctcattttgctgcttcctGATTGGCTCTCTGGTTTAACTGGGACCGGCTGCTTCCCACTGGGAGGCTGGATGACGCCGTCAGAAACCCGACATCAGCTCTGGTTCTGGCCCAGATGACGACCATGATGAAATGAAACATCTGCATGTTCATCCGTGAAGACGAGGATTAAAACGCCACTTTCCTCCAACTGGAGCAGATGATTCCCAGTGAAACCAGTTAGAGCCTCCAGCAGAGACAAACTGGAGGGAACAGCTTCACTGGTTTAGTTTCAGCAGAATAAAATCTGAGGATTTTCCCTGAAATCTGCTGGCAGCAGATCCAGGCTGAGGATCTGTCgcagaaaaataacagtaaatcATCCATGTTCACCTTGTGCCTtctggggtctggagggttgctggttcctcttcagctacgttctgggcgagaggcggggtcacggggtcacggggtcacaggttgccagtctgtcgcagggcagcacagagacacacagaacaaacaaccattttaatttgaagtttCATAAAACCTGCAGGCTGTCAGAACCGCGGCGGCTGGTACCAGTGAAGCAGGTTGGAGGACCGTCTTTGTTCTGGATTGACCCGGTTTGACTTTGACCTCAGGCGTAGTGATGTTAAAGTCCGGTTTGGTTTTTTGTTCCTCTGTTTCTGCATTCGGTTGATAAAATCTCAGGCTGCTGGAAActtacagagaaacacagataTTTAACGTCTTCCTGCAGCCGTCGGGTCAGAACATGTTTGCTGGTGTTGCAGTGGTCTAGTCCAAGTCCAGACCCTGCTCTGATGATGAAATGTCCAAATTtggcgagaaaaaaaaaatctgttttgcaaTTAAAGGCATAAAAATCCAATATTAAGTATGATATTTTCTGACAGACATTTTAGCATCTGGATATTCCCCCCAGTTTTCCGGATCAGAACATTTCCTCCCGTTGATTAATCTATAAAtgatattcatttatttagatattttatatgTTGGCAGGTTTTTCTGACGCTCATCTTCACTCACTGGATTTTCTTGGAACAAAGTTTTGCATCTGATCACCGTTTAGTTGTTTCTCTGAATGAATCCGACTCGGTTTGGGTCGGATCTCGGCTCGGAGCGTTTTTGGGTTTTCGTCTTCCTGACTCTTCATCATCCGTCCATCGGCTCTCTGGAGGCTGACCgtcatgtttgtttcttcttctggtgtTTGTTTTGCGGTCCAGGCCAGGCGCAGGCCGAGCTGAACGACTTCGCTCCGTACTACAGGAAGCAGTACTCTGTGGCCCGTTTCGGCCAGGTGGAGGACGAACTGGAACAGAACCAACAGCAGATCACTCAGCTGCTCAGGCAGAAGGTAACGATGCGTTGCCATGGAGACCGCCGGCACTCAGATGGACACTAATGGATGTTGATGTTCCTCTGAGAAGCAGGTCGATGAATAAATGATGACCTGAGGGTCGGCGTGGCTTTCAACTCCGCCAGGATAAGGGctggcctttgactaggccactctaacATATTGATTCCAGCTGCATTGTTTGGGTGATTGAACGCAGGCAGGTTCACtattaaagcaaaacaagcCCAGGCCATCACACCACATGACCTTATGACCTTTCCTACATTCACATAAAACCTGATTTTAATAtctacataaaaatgaaaaaaaaaaaaaatgaaatcatgaaaTCAAGTTTAATgctgacatttaaatttaatgtaataatttacatATTCTATATTGTCCTTATATATTAAGTTTATtgtacatgttttattttgttactgttTCCTgttggaagagaaaaagaacacgaggacagaaaacagaattgCTAAGAAAACAGtctcccttcaaaataagagcatgaatataaatatctaaCTACTTGAATTCTTAACAGTTGAGAACAAAGAGCCTCAGTTTATTCAACCggaagtttacaaaacaaaatgtgcgCTGAtgaatttatgcaaaatattaaCTGAGGAGAAGCTAAGTGCGCTAAgcgttttcaaagttagcatcCGCTCCTCTTCATGGCTTCATCCTCCTTTATACCATTTCCTACCATCAGGAGGCGCCAGAGGAAGCCATCGTCCTCTACGAAGACTCCGTGTGGTACTTCgatgacaacaggaagtggagggaGCGGTACGTCGTGGTGAGAGCCAACTACTGCCTGGAGTGTCATGAGAGCCTGCAGGTGGGTGAAAAACTGCTCTGGTACCAACCTGCTGCGCCGGAAGGTTCTGCTCAtaacccggttctggttctgctcataacccggttctggttctgctcataacccggttctggttctgctgtcaGTCTTATGTTAAAGGAGCCAACGCGTTTTACAAGCTGCTGCCTACAGGGGGCACTGTTCTGACCCAGGAGGAGAAGTACATGGAGATGGTGGACAAATGCTACCCTGATGACAGCAGTGAGTAGAAAAACTCATCAGACGCTGCTGGTTGTTCTGGTTTCTCTGGGTCTCATATTCATGCTACTCCTTTAGCTTGGTGGAGGATTATTTCTACGACACTCGGATGTCAGACAGCCTGGGTTATTATTCCATTTTGAGAGAATCTTCTATGATTTGTTGGTAAATTATGAACCTTTTGACCCTTTAATCCTCAAAACGATCAAATTGTGaagttttgtgtattttgttctGGTCTCAGTGAGATCAGAGCTGCTTTGTTATCAGGATCAGGTGAGCTCCAGGTTTCTGCTCCATCATTAGTCACTTTTACTGGAAGCTGAAATAGTTTAGAAACAGTTTAATGTGTTCTAACCTGCctggttgacctctgaccccctgctgcttcctgttgcCTGATCCAGTCTCTGCGTTAAAGCCGACTCAGCGGCGGTTCGTCTCACTCAGCAGGAGTCGATGATGCAACAATCTCTGCTCTGAAACAAAGCGGCTGCTGGATCAAACCTTCAGTCAGtcagagctgctgttgctgGTTCTGCAGGTCCATCTGCTGAACCCCAACCATCACACCGAACAGGAACAAACCTGTCATTACAACTTTGTATATTTAACATAAACATTGGTTATAAATGGAcgataaattattattattataattattattactattatttatttcGTCTTCCTCTATTTTTCTGGCTGCTTCTACTAGCAAtcccattttttcttctttctgctgctgattcttcaccttttactatttttgtactaaagtaattatttattctttctttcttctccaaCTATTTTTTAGCAGcagtatttcttcttcttcttctaccaTTTTCTCACTGCTGCTCTTGAAGGTCAAACCGTTTTCATTTTCCTTGGACCTCAAACACCTGATGGAGGAAAAACgtccaacaacaaaaatgattcTGGAAGGATTATTAATCGTCCTCTGAgttagaaacattaaataatccGATGATTAAAGATCATTTTCTAATTACTAATACTGTTAAGGCATGGGTCATTTTGAGGTCAGAACAAAAATCTTTCATCTCCAAAACATTGGTAGATAATCTGGATCTGACAGTAGGGGGCGCTGGACCTGATCACCAGGAAACACGATCTGAGGAACAACGGAAACTTCAAGACATTTGAGGATTTAAGaataaattatgacattttctcCAGGGACTTTTATAAATATCTTCAGCTCAGTCATTACATTCAGGCAACAATGGAGCCACTGCAGCTCCCAGGGGATTattaattattagaaaaaaatattcttgattGTCATAAATGTGGGATGTTTGTGTCAAAACTCTGTGGTGAATTATAATCCCTAAGGAAAGATAATCTGGAGAATTTAAGATCAACCTGGAATCATAATTGATTCAGAAGCATTTTGACTAGAATCTCAGTATTTAACCGTTACAAAGAAAAgcaatataatattttacataatgtaTAAAAATCTCCAGGACTCACCAGGAAGTTCTCCAAATCGTCCCAAATGTAAAGTGACCACAGGAACCAGAGTTCTCAGTGTGAGGAGAAATGATCTGTTATAGATAACAGTACAGATCATTTCTACTAGTTTTATATCTGGATAACGAGGCTGAAGTTCCTGTTGATGTTTCAATAAGTTGGTTGTGATGCTGCTTCCATCCTCCATGGAAAAACTGACGTCCTGAAGTTACTGGATTAGAAAGACTGAGATTCTATGAAAGGgaaattttatacttttattaaaatataggAATGTATTCttaaatacttcaaaatgtcaaaattaaacaGCAGTAATTTTGATGTAAATGTTTAAGTTTCTGTGTAAATTGGTTACTTTTCTCATGTGATGCTGTAATTtcctctggttttattttctgtatcaGTGCTTGTAAGTTTTGTCCTGTTAttgttctttccttttctcttttggtataaatgttcaaaatacCTCATAAACctaatgtgtatatatataaaaagaaacattaaataatctgctgctgtttgaccgacaggaacaggaagtggttcaGCAGttctggaccaatcagaggaggGTTCAGTCTCTGCTCGGTCCAACctgcagtttcttcttctgtttcagacGTGAAGGAGGAATTCGCTCCTCCTCTGTTGGGGATGCCGGGTCAATTCCCGGTCTACCTGCGCCTGCCCTACAGGAAGGATTCCTACTTCTGCTTCAAGCAGGAGGCCAAGCAGGCCGCCTTCATCTCCTTCCTGTCGGACTGCATCAAGCACCAGAACCAAGGTGGGAAACGGAGCTTCAGTCCCGCTGAGCAGGAAGAGTTTCAATCTTCCTGATGATCAGATGAGAATCAGACGTttagctgctgcagaaaaacgAGAGGAGTTTTATCTTCGTTTGCTGCTCAGCATCACAGCTGAAGGTTAACTAGCTTCCCagcggttgccatggtgacaggCTCACCTGAGCACCTGGGGAACCTTTAGAAGATGCAGATCGTGGAGGCTGATGACTGAGCCGACAGACTGATCCTGAACTCTGCTGCGTTTCCACCAGACttccagaagaagaagacgtGTGAAGTCCAGGCGTTCCTGAAGGCCATCCAGCTGTTCCGGCAGGACCGGGGCGAGTACGAGGCCTGGGGCATGCTGATCGGCAGCGACGTGCGGGTAGGTCTGCTGCGGCGTCACACTGCGGCGTCACAGCGCCCCGCTGCTGCGCCACGGCGCCCCGCTGCGGCGCCACGGCGCCCCGCTGCGGcgttttatttcacaataaaacacgAGTCTTTGTTTTTGGTCCCAAAACGGAAACGATGGCGATCCGGTGCTGAATGAGGAGTGAAACCCAGATCAGGGAGGTTGAATCAGCCGTACcgtaaaaatctgttaaaatgtttcatgtctcagcaggaaacagaaaaactgctgcGTCTTCAGCAGAAAGAGTCACATTCCTGCCAAAAACCCAGAGGAGCTcaggaaccaatcagagcagagaaaAGCCTCTGACCGCAGGCGTGTCCATTTATTCTCTGGTCCTTGAACGCAGCACGCTGCATCTGACTGCATGTTTCTTCTGTGAGTTAAaggtgaagtgtgtgtgtgtgtgtgtgtgtgtgtgtgtgtgtgtgtgtgtgtgtgattcacAGCTCAGCGTGCTGCGTTCAAGGGCAGAGTTAAACATTTCTCCCTTAATAAACACGCTCCTCGTTGTTTTTGGCAGGAATGTGATTCCATACCAGCAGGTCCTGCTGAAAATCAGTCGGTTGTTTCAAAAGGAACACCAGAACCAGATGGTCCAATCTGAACCATGTGGACCGTTAAGTggtcaccagaaccagaaccaggactaggcagcgtttggttctggttctggaacaaCCTGCCTGAAATCATCCAGGCTGCAGCGGtccaaaaaaatctgcttttcctGACCTTCATCTTCACCCAGCAGATGTTTTCTCTTCATAAATCACTAAATTGGTTTCATTTTCCAGATCGCCTGTTTTTCAggacaggttctggttctggttctggttctgttctgcgtCTGCAGGAAGTTTTCAGGTTTGTGTTTGAATCCCGGAGGAGAGCGGTTCTCTTTGTTCCGTCTCTTCCAGCTGCGTTTTCCTCTGGATCCGGCCGGAACCGCCCACTGGCCGCTCCATTGTGTTGCTTCAGGAAGCTGATCTCAGCTTCAGCGTTAGCTCACACTTCCTGTTGCTAAGAAACCCGGCAGCTTTAGTCAGACGGAGTAATGACTGGGACGACTGGGATGACTGGGATGACTGGTCTTCACTCCACAGCTGCAGAGTCATCACCTCTGAACACGGAGCCATTGTTTAAAAGTTTGCTACATTTTTAGCTGCATGCTTCAGTTATCGTtccagaaatgaaacaaactgtttCACACAGTCGCAGCTTTTAAAAGGCAACAACCGTCTGACCGTCAGTCCGTCTGACCGTCAGTCCGGCTTCCGGGTCTCTGCTTCATCATGGCGGACCGGAGCATCAGAACCCTTTACCTTCTGAGTACATTCTATCTCTGCAGCTCTATAATCTGGTAACACTGGAATATTGTTACAGTTATtgtcaaaaatgacattttttaaatgtcacaaactaaatatttagttggctagttaaatatttaacttccaGCTACATATTTAACTAGCCAACTAAATATTTCGTTGCATCAAAATTAGTGTAACTAGTTAGCTGAACTAAActaatatttaactttctatGTTGTCAAGCTGAACATTTAGttgctaaatattaaatatttagccagAAATTTGCACCCAGTTCTTCCTCTAAACAACCCAAACTATCGCCGTTAGAAGAGGAACTTCCAGCTGCTGTCAGTCAGTAGAAGGACCTGATCACTTCATCTTAAAAGATGATGAAAAGTTCTGACTCGACCCGGATGGAATCGGTTGGGTTTGCTGCTCCAGATGTTGACAGCTGGACTGCGTTCTGCTTTCAGGTGATGGCCAACCTGGTGATGGAGAAGCTGCTGCCGTCGCTGGGGAAGGACCTGCTGCCTCGCCTCAAAGCCAGGAAGACCGACAGGAAGAAGACCTGGTTCATCGTGAGTCCAATCAGAACCTTCAGAATTTGCTTCATAAACTTGTAATCTGGGCCGGCGGTTGAAACGCTCCATCGTCTGCCTCCCAGACGATGGAGGCGGCCTACATCCTGGTCCAGGAGCATCTGCTGGAGGGCCTGGCGGCTCTGAAGGAGGAGTGCAAGGTGTCCGTCCGGCAGCAGGAGGTTCTGATGCACTCCGACATGGACCAGATCCTCAACACCAGGCggcagctggaggagaagaTCCGAGGTAACCGAGCCGCCTGCAGCACCAGGCTCAGAGATTCTGCCGGTTCTGTTCTGATGCCCGACTCTTTTCTCCAGCCAAGGTCTCTGCGCCGGCGGAGCAGCTGTGCTCCGAGTCCGTCCAGCCCTTCCTGGGCTCGGTTCTGGAGGAGCTGATGGAGCCGATCAGCTCCGGCTTCATGGACGGCCGGCAGCTGATGGAGACCAAGATGGACGAGGTGTGCCGGGCCGTCCTGCAGGGAGCCGACAACGAGGAGCTGAAACAGGTCGGTTCCTCCTGCAGGTCTGGAACTACCGGACCCATCCGGCCCTGATGGGCCCGACGTGGTGGGTCCCGAGTCCAAACCCGGTCACCTGGTTTCAGAACGTTCATTGGTCCATGAGCCGAGCTCCTGCTGCCACAGAACCTTCAGAAAACGGCCCACTGAGCCTTAAACTTCAAAGTAATGTGTTCCTCTAAAGCTTTCCAGAAGGCAGTTGGCAGAATAATATCACTTTAATTTAGTGGTAGAATCACGTCGTTTCATCGTAAATCTGTTGATGAGGGAGGAAGACGGCAGTAAGGACTGGCAGCTCTCTGTGTGTTCAAGTTAACTCCATTAAATTCATAACCAAGACTAGAAAGATGCAATTATGGAGATGGTATAATCattagtaaccatggagacaatgCTCCACCATCATGCAGTCTACCAAGTATGAAAAACACTTAAGTCAGATTCAGTGTGAGTGGAAAAGCCGTTTATGACAGAAACGTGATTAACTGATGGATCACCAAACGCATCCGGAGGAAGGCGGTTTCTGAGCTAGCTACAACCGCTGTCTATGGGTTAgctacagacaaattagctcaaCTTGAACAAGTAGCAgctaaactggcaaaaacaacttgggaGAACAATGGAAGTTCAACAGTCCCGTTCCTCACTGCTGACCGTCCTCATGACCGAGGAACGTCGGTGCAAAGGACGACACATCAGGCTGTTTCTGACCAATACCGCTATGGAGGTCGAGGAAATGATTGACGAGATGCAGCGTCTAGTTTTACTGAGATATtatcaaagaaataaagaaggGAAGGTGTTGGAGACGTTTGACCGCTGCATTGGATCAGAACCGAGTCGGAGGATCAATATTTACCGACGTAGTTGAACAGCTGTTGCTCAGAACTATCCATGCTGCACCCTGGCCGAATAACGTCTCGCTACAGGACGATCTGACCGACCTTGTCAGAACTCTGAAGTCCAGTTTCGCTGTTTCTGCTTTACCCTTAAAATTCAGACCAATCACATGACAGCTTAACTTCCACCAGGCGGCTGGACAATGTGAGGCTGAGAGCAAAACGTTCCTGTCGTCGTCACAAACTTTGACAATGAGAATGGATTTCAGCACATCGGCGGAACCGTGCAGAGTCCTCCGGTCTAAATGGTTCTTCTGTTCTTCTGCCTCTCAGGCTTTGGGTGAGATGGCGAGACCGAACCTGCTGGACTGCTGCCTGAAGATCAGCTCCCTGCAGGACAAACTGAAGCACCTGCAGGAGCGCTTTGGGTTCAGCACCATGACGGCGGTGATCCACGGCGCTCAGATCGACCTGCAGCAGGTGCGAGGCTGAGCTGCCGTGTTTTTCGGTGAGTTCTGCTGGAGCTCTGATCGTCTCCTCGCTGCTTCCAGCTGATGGAGAACGCGGCGTACACCCTGGAGCTGATGCTGAAGAAAGCCATGGAGGACAACCCGGAAACGGCCGGCGCCGTCATGGACAAGGCCAAGCACAGGATCCTGAAGGTCAGTTCAGGGCACCGTCACATGTTTTCAGGCAGGATctggtctgggctttgactagaccactgcaacacatttattcattttctgttgacGACCCAGTTGGGTCAGAACTCCAGCTGTTGGACAGATGGACTCAAATTTAACTCTAGAAGACATCGACCCACTTAGTGTCTTCAGGGTCCCAAAGGAGCCCACATTACCAACCCTCCTCCACCGTGCTTTAAGGCTGACATGCGGTGTTGGTGCTGACCCGCTGGGTCTGGTTCTGTCCATCATGGTCCAACATCTCTTCCTGTCTCGTCTGTCCAGAGGACATcgtttcctttttctccttcatcCAGATTCAGTTTCTAACCAGCTGCCATCTTGTTTCTAGAGAGAAGAGGTTGAAACTCTTCCAACCAGCCATACTGGTTCAGCATCAcaacctttaacctttaacctttaacctgaGGCCTGTAGAGTTTTGTCAAGTTTTAGTCTTGGGTTTCTGGTCGTTTCTCTGAATCTGCCAGGTTGCAGATCGCCGGGTGTCTGGGACGTTCTCCTGTTGGGGAGAAGTTTGATGGACTTCAGATggtttgacctttgaacttttccCAGGTTGCTCGACAGCAACAGTGCTTCTCTGAACTCATTGCTGCCATCTTTTCCACCCTGGCGTTGTGTTAACAGAGCTGTGTGGCCTGATGATGATTTTGTTCCATTTGTGACTTTTCCTTTAACATTCATTGGAAGCAGAGAATCTGGATTCTGGTGCTAAAGCCGTTAAATTAAGACGGCGACTTCCTTGTTTCTGAAGGCAGTACGCATTCTGACTGACGGGTTGCCCTGGTAACTGAGAAGGAGAGTACGGCTGGCATTAGCTTTGGACAGGTTGGTGACTAACATGCCAGGGCTGGGATTACCTCTTCCTCTGCGGTCCATTAGCATGGATGTGCTGTTGTTAGCTTTGGTTTGGCTAATATGCCCAGACTGTTCACCCAGGACTTGCACTCTTGCACATCTAAGGTTAACActcctttgacctctgacctcttcttCCTGCAGCAATTTGACTACGACAGCAGCACGGTGAGGAAGAAGATCTTCCAGGAGGCCCTGGTCTCCATCATGCTGCCCTTCATCAAGAAGAACCTGGTTGAGTCCTGCAAACCCGTAAGTCTCCTCCAGACGTCCGGTTCTGTCCTCATGCCGGTCCGGTTCTGTCCTCATGCCGGTCCGGTTCTGTCCCTCCACAGGAGCTCCAAAGTCTGGAACAGACCATCTACGGTGACTATGCCAACTTCATCCACGTGGAGAACGTCTATGAGAACATCCTTCTGCAGATCCTGGACAAGGAGGTCTCTAAGGGTAGGAAGCAGCGCCgcaccttcctcctcctcctcctcctcctcctcctcctaacCTCTCCTATTCTCTGCCGGTCCTGCAGTGGTGAAGGAAGCCGCCAGCCAGCATAAACACAACCTGTTCAAAGAAAGCAGCCAAGGCAGCCTGTCCTCCGTCTCCACGCCCAGCAGCCCCGCCCCGGCTCTGGCCTCCTCCGTCAGATCCCCGTCCCAGACTCCTCCGTCTCCCCTGGCCGTCAACGGGCTGCCCCCCAGTCCCACAAAGGGGGAGGAGCCAAATATGGAGAAAGTAGGAGAAGAAGTCCTGCAGGCAGCCGAGACACTGCTGATGGAGGTGGAACCTCCGGCTGTTTCTCCAGAACCTCTGGCTGTTTCTCCAGAACCTCTGGCTGCTTCTCCAGAACCTCTGGCTGATTCTCCAGAACCTCCGGCTGATTCTCCAGAACCTCCGGCTGCTTCTCCAGAAGTTTCAACTGCTGTAGAGCCTCCAGCTCCAGAACCTTCTTCTCCAGAACCTCTGGCTACAGTTGCAGAACCTCTGGTAACTGTAGAGCCTCCAGTTCCAGAACCTTCCATTGTTTCAGAAGCTCCAACTCTGGTCCAAACCGATGAGCCCGTGAATCTTCCAGCAGAAGAAACCGGGTCCCAGGCTGCAGCCGCCAGCCAGCAGCCATCAGCCTTGCTAGCggctccccctggtggtgaaGAAGCAGAAGACGTCAgcctgaagctgcagc comes from Gambusia affinis linkage group LG10, SWU_Gaff_1.0, whole genome shotgun sequence and encodes:
- the niban1a gene encoding protein Niban 1a isoform X2, with the translated sequence MGVSASSLLDEAKSANIRGQAQAELNDFAPYYRKQYSVARFGQVEDELEQNQQQITQLLRQKEAPEEAIVLYEDSVWYFDDNRKWRERYVVVRANYCLECHESLQSYVKGANAFYKLLPTGGTVLTQEEKYMEMVDKCYPDDSNVKEEFAPPLLGMPGQFPVYLRLPYRKDSYFCFKQEAKQAAFISFLSDCIKHQNQDFQKKKTCEVQAFLKAIQLFRQDRGEYEAWGMLIGSDVRVMANLVMEKLLPSLGKDLLPRLKARKTDRKKTWFITMEAAYILVQEHLLEGLAALKEECKVSVRQQEVLMHSDMDQILNTRRQLEEKIRAKVSAPAEQLCSESVQPFLGSVLEELMEPISSGFMDGRQLMETKMDEVCRAVLQGADNEELKQALGEMARPNLLDCCLKISSLQDKLKHLQERFGFSTMTAVIHGAQIDLQQLMENAAYTLELMLKKAMEDNPETAGAVMDKAKHRILKQFDYDSSTVRKKIFQEALVSIMLPFIKKNLVESCKPELQSLEQTIYGDYANFIHVENVYENILLQILDKEVSKVVKEAASQHKHNLFKESSQGSLSSVSTPSSPAPALASSVRSPSQTPPSPLAVNGLPPSPTKGEEPNMEKVGEEVLQAAETLLMEVEPPAVSPEPLAVSPEPLAASPEVSTAVEPPAPEPSSPEPLATVAEPLVTVEPPVPEPSIVSEAPTLVQTDEPVNLPAEETGSQAAAASQQPSALLAAPPGGEEAEDVSLKLQLKTEDAESLSASDPNSLAVSVRSDSPLSDLESTGGISETSELLEVQSALSPEETSEDQTSVGEPSIQAQTGEVEAGAGATAESPAEPHGAAFSPLAGNVPGEPDVQPPDCVKEIRNLLTEVEESMYCYPKEE
- the niban1a gene encoding protein Niban 1a isoform X1 produces the protein MGVSASSLLDEAKSANIRGQAQAELNDFAPYYRKQYSVARFGQVEDELEQNQQQITQLLRQKEAPEEAIVLYEDSVWYFDDNRKWRERYVVVRANYCLECHESLQSYVKGANAFYKLLPTGGTVLTQEEKYMEMVDKCYPDDSNVKEEFAPPLLGMPGQFPVYLRLPYRKDSYFCFKQEAKQAAFISFLSDCIKHQNQDFQKKKTCEVQAFLKAIQLFRQDRGEYEAWGMLIGSDVRVMANLVMEKLLPSLGKDLLPRLKARKTDRKKTWFITMEAAYILVQEHLLEGLAALKEECKVSVRQQEVLMHSDMDQILNTRRQLEEKIRAKVSAPAEQLCSESVQPFLGSVLEELMEPISSGFMDGRQLMETKMDEVCRAVLQGADNEELKQALGEMARPNLLDCCLKISSLQDKLKHLQERFGFSTMTAVIHGAQIDLQQLMENAAYTLELMLKKAMEDNPETAGAVMDKAKHRILKQFDYDSSTVRKKIFQEALVSIMLPFIKKNLVESCKPELQSLEQTIYGDYANFIHVENVYENILLQILDKEVSKVVKEAASQHKHNLFKESSQGSLSSVSTPSSPAPALASSVRSPSQTPPSPLAVNGLPPSPTKGEEPNMEKVGEEVLQAAETLLMEVEPPAVSPEPLAVSPEPLAASPEPLADSPEPPADSPEPPAASPEVSTAVEPPAPEPSSPEPLATVAEPLVTVEPPVPEPSIVSEAPTLVQTDEPVNLPAEETGSQAAAASQQPSALLAAPPGGEEAEDVSLKLQLKTEDAESLSASDPNSLAVSVRSDSPLSDLESTGGISETSELLEVQSALSPEETSEDQTSVGEPSIQAQTGEVEAGAGATAESPAEPHGAAFSPLAGNVPGEPDVQPPDCVKEIRNLLTEVEESMYCYPKEE